Proteins found in one Litorihabitans aurantiacus genomic segment:
- a CDS encoding OB-fold nucleic acid binding domain-containing protein — translation MTSVVRTRLLATTQEILAGEQRAWAARYDVAPISSLVPRSRARVAGVLRSVTYAPAGAVTALRAELYDGTGSIDLVWTGRRDVPGIVAGRRLLATGTVARSEPGRSRPAIHNPVYDLLPAGEEHA, via the coding sequence GTGACCTCCGTGGTCCGCACCCGGCTGCTCGCCACCACGCAGGAGATCCTCGCGGGGGAGCAGCGCGCCTGGGCGGCGCGCTACGACGTCGCCCCGATCTCGTCGCTGGTGCCGCGCTCCCGCGCGCGCGTCGCCGGCGTGCTGCGCAGCGTCACCTACGCCCCGGCCGGTGCGGTGACCGCGCTGCGCGCGGAGCTCTACGACGGGACGGGCAGCATCGACCTCGTCTGGACCGGTCGCCGGGACGTCCCCGGCATCGTCGCCGGCCGCCGCCTCCTGGCGACCGGGACCGTCGCCCGGAGCGAACCCGGCCGCAGCCGGCCCGCGATCCACAACCCCGTCTACGACCTGCTGCCCGCGGGTGAGGAGCACGCGTGA
- the sepH gene encoding septation protein SepH, which produces MVELELDTLHADGEHLILRGPGGERYRLVIDESLRSAVRRDRPRLEALRAHETSTLRPRDIQARIRAGASVQEVADEGGLPLESVRRYEGPVQAERSWIAEQTRALPIGREVGAPTLGDLVVDRLAARGVSQEAAWDAVRSPGEAWEVTVAFEAGGALRVARWQVDLTTRSLVALDDESRWLSETELTGSRRPAQRRPFDVEHEGDGRRAPDVVILDSRDLDGERAPRDSEGADGNRTAEAAHSDAPAEAAEETDVDEAPATAPDEDSPAATEALLDRLDATRGRRGLRRRTRQEPGGDSDPADEADRTDDAPAAASGAGGTSSRSGVVDDALFPVAPVLRFRQQAEDESAQPAGADDAPGTEDTDDATGAEAAPAPRAPARGRGRGRRTSIPSWDEIVFGAKQD; this is translated from the coding sequence ATGGTGGAGCTCGAGCTCGACACGCTGCACGCCGACGGCGAGCACCTGATCCTGCGCGGACCCGGCGGTGAGCGCTACCGACTCGTCATCGACGAGTCGCTGCGCTCCGCGGTCCGGCGGGATCGTCCGCGACTCGAGGCGCTGCGCGCCCACGAGACGTCCACGCTGCGCCCCCGCGACATCCAGGCACGCATCCGGGCCGGGGCCAGCGTGCAGGAGGTCGCCGACGAGGGTGGTCTGCCGCTGGAGTCCGTGCGGCGGTACGAGGGACCGGTGCAGGCCGAGCGGTCGTGGATCGCCGAGCAGACGCGCGCGCTGCCCATCGGGCGCGAGGTCGGCGCCCCGACGCTGGGCGACCTCGTCGTGGACCGTCTGGCCGCCCGCGGCGTCTCGCAGGAGGCCGCCTGGGACGCGGTGCGCAGCCCCGGCGAGGCGTGGGAGGTGACCGTGGCCTTCGAGGCCGGCGGCGCCCTCAGGGTCGCCCGCTGGCAGGTCGACCTCACCACGCGCTCGCTGGTCGCGCTCGACGACGAGAGCCGGTGGCTGTCGGAGACCGAGCTGACCGGGTCCCGCCGTCCCGCCCAGCGTCGTCCGTTCGACGTCGAGCACGAGGGCGACGGTCGCCGCGCCCCCGACGTCGTCATCCTCGACTCGCGCGACCTCGACGGGGAGCGGGCCCCGCGGGACTCCGAGGGTGCCGACGGCAACCGCACGGCCGAGGCGGCGCACTCCGACGCTCCGGCCGAGGCCGCCGAGGAGACCGACGTCGACGAGGCCCCCGCCACCGCTCCCGACGAGGACTCCCCCGCCGCGACCGAGGCGCTCCTCGACCGGCTCGACGCCACGCGCGGCCGCCGCGGCCTGCGCCGTCGGACCCGGCAGGAGCCCGGGGGCGACTCCGACCCGGCGGACGAAGCGGACCGGACCGACGACGCACCCGCCGCCGCGAGCGGGGCCGGTGGGACGTCGTCGCGCTCCGGCGTCGTGGACGACGCGCTCTTCCCCGTCGCACCCGTGCTGCGCTTCCGCCAGCAGGCCGAGGACGAGTCGGCGCAGCCGGCCGGCGCGGACGACGCGCCCGGCACCGAGGACACCGACGACGCAACCGGCGCCGAGGCCGCCCCTGCCCCACGCGCACCGGCCCGCGGGCGCGGCCGCGGCCGGCGGACGTCGATCCCGTCGTGGGACGAGATCGTGTTCGGCGCCAAGCAGGACTGA
- a CDS encoding DUF3710 domain-containing protein, with protein sequence MAWFGRRRRDEVEQAQEAGADPAETTEVGPTGAAVESEVEQPGGAAATAEATEGSDDAVAAPPALDPDRGPWDVADAEERLGQVDLGALRIPGRQGMALRMELDRATRRVIAANITIGQSNLQVQAFSAPRTAGIWDDIRAQITDSIGKQGGQVTETTGPFGRELLALLPVKDAQGNVGRRPARFLGVDGPRWFLRGVLTGAAVADKAAARDMEQYFSEIVVVRGTEARPPSELLALTMPGRPDAAPQPPAAPNLLERGPEISEVR encoded by the coding sequence ATGGCATGGTTCGGTCGCCGACGCCGCGACGAGGTCGAGCAGGCGCAGGAGGCGGGTGCCGATCCTGCGGAGACGACGGAGGTCGGTCCCACCGGCGCCGCGGTCGAGTCCGAGGTCGAGCAGCCGGGTGGCGCCGCCGCGACCGCCGAGGCCACGGAGGGCTCTGACGACGCCGTCGCCGCACCCCCGGCGCTCGATCCCGACCGCGGTCCGTGGGACGTCGCTGACGCGGAGGAGCGCCTCGGTCAGGTCGACCTCGGCGCGCTGCGCATCCCGGGGCGCCAGGGCATGGCGCTGCGGATGGAGCTCGACCGCGCCACCCGCCGCGTGATCGCCGCGAACATCACGATCGGTCAGTCCAACCTCCAGGTCCAGGCGTTCTCAGCACCCCGCACGGCGGGGATCTGGGACGACATCCGCGCGCAGATCACCGACTCGATCGGCAAACAGGGTGGCCAGGTCACCGAGACGACGGGGCCGTTCGGGCGCGAGCTGCTCGCCCTGCTCCCGGTCAAGGACGCGCAGGGCAACGTCGGGCGGCGCCCGGCCCGGTTCCTCGGGGTCGACGGTCCCCGGTGGTTCCTGCGGGGAGTCCTGACCGGCGCCGCCGTCGCCGACAAGGCCGCGGCCCGCGACATGGAGCAGTACTTCTCGGAGATCGTGGTCGTGCGCGGGACCGAGGCGCGTCCCCCGAGCGAGCTGCTCGCGCTGACCATGCCGGGCCGCCCGGACGCCGCGCCCCAGCCGCCGGCCGCCCCGAACCTCCTCGAGCGCGGACCCGAGATCTCCGAGGTGCGGTGA
- a CDS encoding alkaline phosphatase family protein, with protein sequence MSGDGRLPQPPADLRLPRTDRRLAGVLPDVARAFGVTDVPDVGAGLALDGVERVCVLLVDGLGDAALRARTGHAPTLRRLVADSEPVDAGYPTTTAASLASFGTGLGPGRTGMLGYAVRDPRTSLDAPGLVNLVSWTAQRVVGGGPGPGPAAEPPDPRAWQPHPTVFERLVAAGHEVTSIGPTRFAGSGLTTAGLRGATYRGAESLDARVDATLAALRRPGVAYLYWGELDKVGHHEGWSSPAWAEELGELDHALTRLLRRLPRGTAVVVTADHGMVDVTGRTDVAAVPALARDVALVAGEPRACHVHLEAGADGDAAAARWRDVLGEDAWVLQRGEALGLGLFGDVEDARLPMIGDLVVAARGTHAVVDSRTQSAASIALVGMHGSLTPAELEVPAILAIA encoded by the coding sequence GTGAGCGGGGACGGCCGCCTCCCGCAGCCGCCCGCCGACCTGCGCCTGCCGCGCACCGACAGGCGGCTCGCGGGCGTCCTGCCCGACGTGGCGCGCGCGTTCGGTGTCACCGACGTGCCCGACGTCGGCGCCGGCCTGGCGCTGGACGGCGTGGAGCGGGTGTGCGTCCTCCTGGTCGACGGGCTCGGCGACGCCGCCCTGCGCGCCCGCACCGGGCACGCCCCGACCCTGCGCCGGCTCGTGGCCGACTCCGAGCCGGTCGACGCCGGGTACCCCACGACCACCGCCGCGTCCCTGGCCTCCTTCGGCACGGGGCTGGGGCCCGGACGCACGGGGATGCTCGGCTACGCGGTGCGCGACCCCCGCACGAGCCTCGACGCGCCGGGCCTGGTCAACCTCGTCTCGTGGACCGCGCAGCGCGTCGTGGGCGGCGGCCCGGGGCCGGGTCCCGCCGCCGAGCCGCCCGACCCGCGCGCCTGGCAGCCGCACCCCACCGTGTTCGAGCGTCTGGTGGCCGCGGGCCACGAGGTCACGAGCATCGGCCCGACGCGCTTCGCGGGCTCCGGCCTGACCACGGCGGGTCTGCGCGGGGCCACCTACCGCGGCGCCGAGAGCCTCGACGCCCGCGTCGACGCGACCCTGGCGGCGCTGCGCCGACCGGGGGTGGCCTACCTGTACTGGGGCGAGCTGGACAAGGTCGGGCACCACGAGGGCTGGTCGTCCCCGGCGTGGGCGGAGGAGCTCGGGGAGCTCGACCACGCCCTGACCCGGCTCCTGCGGCGCCTGCCGCGCGGGACCGCCGTCGTGGTCACCGCCGACCACGGCATGGTCGACGTCACGGGGCGCACCGACGTCGCGGCCGTCCCGGCCCTGGCGCGCGACGTCGCCCTCGTGGCGGGGGAGCCGCGCGCGTGCCACGTGCACCTGGAGGCGGGGGCGGACGGTGACGCCGCGGCCGCCCGCTGGCGGGACGTCCTCGGGGAGGACGCCTGGGTGCTGCAGCGGGGCGAGGCGCTGGGCCTGGGCCTCTTCGGCGACGTCGAGGACGCGCGCCTGCCGATGATCGGCGACCTGGTGGTCGCGGCGCGCGGCACGCACGCCGTCGTCGACTCCCGGACGCAGTCGGCGGCCTCGATCGCGCTGGTCGGGATGCACGGCTCGCTGACGCCCGCGGAGCTCGAGGTGCCGGCGATCCTCGCGATCGCCTAG
- a CDS encoding potassium channel family protein → MGAGRVGVTLAETLEKQGHSVAVIDSNPEAFRRFGPDFSGRRVTGLGFDRDALTQAGIEEAYAFAAVSNGDNSNILAARVVRETFGVDNVVARIYDAGRAAIYSRLGIPTVATVRWTADQMMRRLLPARELTEFTDASGRVTVQEMTVHRAWIGRPLAQLERAAGARVAFLTRWGAGELVRPDHVVQENDVVHVLCEPERANTVQRVLATPPVKEES, encoded by the coding sequence ATGGGCGCCGGACGGGTCGGGGTGACCCTCGCCGAGACGCTCGAGAAGCAGGGCCACTCGGTCGCGGTGATCGACTCCAACCCCGAGGCCTTCCGCCGGTTCGGGCCGGACTTCTCCGGTCGCCGGGTCACCGGGCTCGGCTTCGACCGGGACGCGCTCACGCAGGCCGGCATCGAGGAGGCCTACGCGTTCGCCGCCGTCTCCAACGGTGACAACTCCAACATCCTCGCGGCACGCGTGGTGCGCGAGACGTTCGGCGTGGACAACGTCGTCGCCCGCATCTACGACGCCGGGCGCGCCGCGATCTACTCCCGCCTCGGCATCCCCACGGTGGCGACGGTGCGCTGGACGGCCGACCAGATGATGCGTCGGCTGCTCCCGGCGCGCGAGCTCACCGAGTTCACCGACGCCTCGGGCAGGGTCACGGTCCAGGAGATGACGGTCCACCGCGCGTGGATCGGCCGCCCGCTGGCGCAGCTCGAGCGCGCGGCCGGTGCCAGGGTCGCATTCCTCACCCGGTGGGGGGCGGGCGAGCTCGTCCGCCCCGACCACGTGGTGCAGGAGAACGACGTCGTGCACGTCCTGTGCGAGCCCGAGCGCGCCAACACGGTGCAGCGGGTGCTCGCCACCCCGCCGGTCAAGGAGGAGTCGTGA
- a CDS encoding DUF3093 domain-containing protein has translation MPASVDSREVFLERQWPSVGAWFLAPGGGLFAGAAVFPLSDVAALAVLAAVTSTIAIVLARTADRVVVTDGADPGLRAGRAFLEAWHIGEVLELDRDGSAAALGPRSDARAYLAHRGWIPTAVRVEVTDPGDPTPYWLVSTRRPAQLAAALVSVRPPTA, from the coding sequence ATGCCCGCCTCCGTCGACTCGCGCGAGGTCTTCCTCGAGCGGCAGTGGCCCTCGGTCGGGGCGTGGTTCCTGGCCCCCGGTGGCGGACTGTTCGCCGGCGCGGCCGTCTTCCCGCTGTCCGACGTCGCGGCGCTCGCGGTGCTCGCGGCCGTCACCTCCACGATCGCCATCGTGCTCGCCCGCACCGCGGACCGCGTGGTCGTGACCGACGGCGCCGACCCGGGCCTGCGCGCGGGTCGCGCCTTCCTCGAGGCCTGGCACATCGGCGAGGTCCTCGAGCTCGACCGGGACGGCAGCGCCGCCGCGCTCGGCCCGCGCTCGGACGCGCGTGCCTACCTGGCCCACCGCGGCTGGATCCCGACCGCGGTCCGCGTGGAGGTCACCGATCCCGGCGACCCCACGCCGTACTGGCTGGTCTCGACCCGGCGACCCGCGCAGCTGGCGGCCGCGCTCGTCTCGGTCCGGCCGCCGACGGCCTGA
- the dut gene encoding dUTP diphosphatase, with amino-acid sequence MSTSEVDAVTARPASLGAPDAPAGRDPRADVTHVDVPLTLLDPRLPVPAYAHDGDAGADLSARVDVELGPGERALVPTGVAIALPLGWVGLVHPRSGLAARSGVTVLNAPGTIDAGYRGEVAVILLNTDRTRSVTISRGDRIAQLVVQRVATARFDVVDQLPNAARGDGGFGSTGGHASAGKDI; translated from the coding sequence GTGAGCACTTCCGAGGTCGACGCCGTCACCGCGCGTCCCGCGTCCCTCGGTGCACCCGACGCTCCGGCCGGCCGTGATCCGCGCGCGGACGTGACCCACGTCGACGTCCCGCTGACCCTCCTCGACCCGCGCCTCCCGGTGCCCGCGTACGCCCACGACGGCGACGCCGGTGCGGACCTCAGCGCGCGCGTCGACGTCGAGCTGGGCCCGGGGGAGCGCGCCCTCGTGCCGACCGGTGTCGCGATCGCCCTGCCCCTGGGCTGGGTCGGTCTGGTGCACCCCCGGTCCGGGCTCGCGGCCCGGTCCGGCGTGACGGTGCTGAACGCGCCGGGGACGATCGACGCGGGCTACCGCGGCGAGGTCGCCGTCATCCTGCTCAACACCGATCGGACCCGGTCCGTCACGATCTCGCGCGGTGACCGCATCGCCCAGCTCGTGGTGCAGCGGGTCGCGACCGCACGGTTCGACGTCGTCGACCAGCTGCCGAACGCGGCACGGGGCGATGGCGGCTTCGGTTCCACAGGCGGGCACGCGTCCGCGGGGAAGGACATCTGA
- a CDS encoding APC family permease, whose translation MPGILDGAKRLLVGKPVASDKLGHTLLPKRIALPVFASDALSSVAYAPDEILLTLSIAGMASYALSPWIGLAVVVVMLTVVASYRQTVHAYPSGGGDYEVATANLGRNAGIGVASALLVDYVLTVAVSISTASQYLGAIVHAARGYEAAIAVGGIALLTVVNLRGVRESGTAFAVPVYLFMGAIGLMALFGTVQAFTGTLQPAESAAFELVAEPGFEEGLVGLGGAMLLARAFSSGCAALTGVEAISNGVPAFKEPKSRNAATTLLLLGLVSVTMIGAILYLARATGVHYAEDPHAQMSYPDGTPLPVGYQQDPVIGQIARTVFADVPPLFYLVTAVTGLILVLAANTAFNGFPVLGSILARDGLLPRQLHTRGDRLAFSNGIVALAVAASVLVWAFDASVTRLIQLYIVGVFISFVMSQLGMVRHWTRALRTEVDARARAAMVRSRAVNAFGLGLTSLVLLIVLVTKFTRGAWITLLLMAVLFVTMRSIAKHYDRVRRELALEDVGASRALPSRVQAVVLVSRVHKPTMRAVAYARATRPSSLEAITVGVEAEEVEALRRDWAAAGVPVPLTVIDSPYREITRPVVDYVQSLRRDSPRDLVVVYVPEYVVGHWWQQFLHNQSALRLKSRLLFSPGVVVASVPWQLDSAQGGSGVSRWDEPAVPWTTTKDDTA comes from the coding sequence GTGCCCGGAATCCTGGACGGCGCCAAGCGACTTCTCGTCGGCAAGCCCGTCGCGAGCGACAAGCTCGGCCACACGCTGCTCCCCAAGCGCATCGCGCTGCCCGTCTTCGCCTCCGACGCCCTCTCCTCGGTCGCCTACGCGCCGGACGAGATCCTCCTGACGCTCTCGATCGCGGGGATGGCCTCGTACGCGCTGTCGCCCTGGATCGGGCTCGCCGTCGTCGTCGTGATGCTCACGGTGGTGGCCTCCTACCGCCAGACCGTGCACGCCTACCCCTCGGGCGGTGGCGACTACGAGGTGGCCACCGCCAACCTCGGCCGCAACGCCGGCATCGGCGTTGCCAGCGCGCTCCTGGTCGACTACGTCCTCACGGTCGCGGTGTCGATCTCGACGGCGTCGCAGTACCTCGGCGCGATCGTCCACGCCGCGCGGGGGTACGAGGCCGCGATCGCCGTCGGCGGCATCGCGCTCCTGACGGTGGTGAACCTGCGCGGCGTGCGCGAGTCGGGTACCGCATTCGCGGTACCCGTCTACCTCTTCATGGGGGCCATCGGCCTCATGGCGCTGTTCGGCACGGTGCAGGCGTTCACCGGAACGCTGCAGCCCGCCGAGAGCGCGGCCTTCGAGCTCGTCGCGGAGCCGGGCTTCGAGGAGGGGCTCGTCGGCCTCGGGGGAGCGATGCTGCTGGCCCGGGCCTTCTCCTCGGGGTGCGCGGCGCTGACCGGTGTCGAGGCGATCAGCAACGGGGTGCCCGCGTTCAAGGAGCCGAAGTCGCGCAACGCCGCCACCACGCTGCTGCTGCTCGGCCTCGTGTCGGTGACCATGATCGGCGCGATCCTCTACCTCGCCCGGGCCACCGGCGTGCACTACGCCGAGGACCCCCACGCGCAGATGAGCTACCCGGACGGCACGCCGCTGCCGGTCGGGTACCAGCAGGACCCCGTCATCGGCCAGATCGCGCGCACCGTCTTCGCCGACGTGCCGCCGCTGTTCTACCTGGTCACCGCCGTGACCGGACTGATCCTCGTGCTGGCCGCCAACACCGCCTTCAACGGGTTCCCGGTGCTCGGCTCGATCCTGGCGCGCGACGGTCTGCTCCCGCGCCAGCTGCACACGCGCGGCGACCGGCTCGCGTTCTCCAACGGCATCGTGGCGCTGGCCGTCGCGGCGAGCGTGCTGGTGTGGGCGTTCGACGCGTCCGTCACCCGCCTCATCCAGCTCTACATCGTCGGCGTCTTCATCAGCTTCGTGATGAGCCAGCTCGGCATGGTGCGGCACTGGACCCGCGCGCTGCGGACCGAGGTCGACGCTCGGGCGCGCGCCGCCATGGTGCGCTCGCGCGCCGTCAACGCCTTCGGCCTGGGCCTGACCTCGCTCGTCCTGCTCATCGTGCTCGTCACCAAGTTCACGCGCGGCGCCTGGATCACGCTGCTGCTCATGGCGGTCCTGTTCGTCACGATGCGCAGCATCGCGAAGCACTACGACCGGGTGCGGCGCGAGCTGGCGCTGGAGGACGTCGGCGCGTCGCGCGCGCTGCCCTCCCGCGTGCAGGCCGTGGTGCTCGTCTCCCGGGTGCACAAGCCCACGATGCGTGCGGTCGCCTACGCCCGGGCGACCCGACCGTCCTCGCTCGAGGCGATCACGGTGGGGGTGGAGGCCGAGGAGGTCGAGGCGCTGCGCCGGGACTGGGCCGCGGCCGGTGTGCCCGTCCCGCTGACCGTGATCGACTCCCCGTACCGCGAGATCACCCGACCCGTGGTGGACTACGTGCAGTCGCTGCGCCGCGACTCGCCCCGCGACCTCGTGGTCGTCTACGTGCCCGAGTACGTGGTGGGGCACTGGTGGCAGCAGTTCCTGCACAACCAGAGCGCGCTGCGGCTCAAGAGCCGGCTGCTGTTCTCCCCGGGCGTGGTCGTGGCCTCCGTGCCCTGGCAGCTCGACTCGGCGCAGGGCGGCAGCGGCGTGAGCCGGTGGGACGAACCCGCCGTGCCGTGGACGACGACGAAGGACGACACCGCGTGA
- a CDS encoding DUF4193 domain-containing protein, with amino-acid sequence MATDYDAPRKTEEELKEDSIEELKARRNEKSSGTVDEDETEAAEGFELPGADLSGEEFTVRVLPRQADEFTCTRCFLVHHRSQLAMTDEVGPVCSECAA; translated from the coding sequence ATGGCGACCGATTACGACGCCCCCCGCAAGACCGAGGAAGAGCTCAAGGAAGACTCGATCGAGGAGCTCAAGGCTCGTCGCAACGAGAAGAGCTCGGGAACCGTTGACGAGGACGAGACCGAAGCGGCGGAAGGGTTCGAGCTGCCCGGTGCCGACCTCTCCGGCGAGGAGTTCACGGTCCGTGTCCTCCCGCGCCAGGCGGACGAGTTCACGTGCACGCGCTGCTTCCTCGTGCACCACCGCAGCCAGCTGGCCATGACCGACGAGGTCGGTCCGGTCTGCTCGGAGTGCGCCGCCTGA
- a CDS encoding inositol monophosphatase family protein, whose translation MTSTPPTTAPDVAIPGREVVAELRRTCEALAQRAGDLVLQMRREAVDVAATKSSLTDVVTRADLASEKLLTELIEELRPQDGVLGEEGARRVGQSGLTWVLDPIDGTVNYLYGRADYAVSVAVVAGDPADMTAWRPVAGAVHAPVHHRTFSAGLGLGASDGDRELRVPPAPELAQALVGTGFSYDAAVRAWQGRVLADVLPRVRDVRRAGAGALDACAVAAGELDAHVERGLQPWDVAAAELIVTEAGGAVRHDRQDDGSIVTVITSRDLLGPLGDLFAHASRDV comes from the coding sequence GTGACCTCCACCCCTCCGACCACCGCTCCCGACGTCGCGATCCCCGGTCGGGAGGTCGTCGCGGAGCTCCGTCGCACGTGCGAGGCGCTCGCGCAGCGCGCCGGCGATCTCGTGCTGCAGATGCGCCGCGAGGCGGTCGACGTCGCGGCCACCAAGTCGTCGCTGACCGACGTCGTGACCCGCGCGGACCTCGCGAGCGAGAAGCTGCTCACGGAGCTGATCGAGGAGCTCCGGCCGCAGGACGGCGTCCTGGGGGAGGAGGGGGCGCGCCGGGTAGGGCAGAGCGGGCTGACCTGGGTGCTCGACCCGATCGACGGCACGGTCAACTACCTCTACGGCCGCGCCGACTACGCCGTCAGCGTCGCCGTCGTGGCGGGCGACCCGGCCGACATGACGGCGTGGCGCCCGGTCGCGGGCGCCGTCCACGCCCCGGTCCACCACCGGACCTTCTCCGCCGGCCTCGGCCTCGGCGCCTCCGACGGCGACCGTGAGCTCCGCGTCCCGCCCGCCCCCGAGCTCGCGCAGGCCCTGGTGGGGACGGGCTTCTCCTACGACGCGGCGGTCCGCGCCTGGCAGGGCCGGGTGCTCGCCGACGTCCTGCCCCGGGTCCGCGACGTCCGCCGCGCGGGGGCCGGGGCGCTCGACGCGTGCGCCGTGGCCGCGGGGGAGCTGGACGCGCACGTCGAGCGAGGCCTGCAGCCGTGGGACGTGGCGGCCGCCGAGCTGATCGTGACGGAGGCGGGTGGGGCGGTCCGCCACGACCGCCAGGACGACGGGAGCATCGTGACGGTGATCACATCTCGCGACCTCCTCGGACCGCTCGGCGACCTCTTCGCGCACGCCTCCCGCGACGTCTGA
- a CDS encoding DUF5998 family protein: protein MRQTSPHSDLLDDIRRSGYYPELVADVIDLALAGEEVVAHLLQPETTFDDAEVRRHLTALVLTPRRLLVAHVDDQVVDGALTALASTEAVPLRELRSVVLTQGFTDPAAHGGSRRRDLTMSLGWGAVQRLDLEPAGCADPSCEADHGLTGAATPDDLVVRVSAEAEGEAALAVAVTFARSLSAATSRA, encoded by the coding sequence GTGCGTCAGACCTCACCCCACTCCGACCTGCTCGACGACATCCGCCGCTCCGGCTACTACCCCGAGCTCGTGGCCGACGTCATCGACCTCGCCCTCGCCGGTGAGGAGGTCGTCGCGCACCTGCTCCAGCCCGAGACCACGTTCGACGACGCCGAGGTGCGCCGTCACCTCACGGCGCTCGTGCTCACCCCGCGCCGGCTGCTCGTGGCCCACGTGGACGACCAGGTCGTCGACGGCGCGCTGACGGCCCTCGCGAGCACCGAGGCCGTCCCGCTGCGCGAGCTCCGCTCGGTCGTCCTCACGCAGGGCTTCACCGACCCGGCCGCGCACGGCGGTTCGCGGCGCCGCGACCTCACCATGTCGCTGGGCTGGGGCGCGGTGCAGCGCCTCGATCTCGAGCCCGCGGGCTGCGCCGACCCGAGCTGCGAGGCCGACCACGGCCTCACCGGGGCGGCCACGCCCGACGACCTCGTGGTGCGTGTCAGCGCGGAGGCCGAGGGCGAGGCCGCGCTCGCCGTCGCCGTCACCTTCGCCCGCTCGCTCTCGGCAGCGACGTCGCGCGCGTGA
- a CDS encoding DUF3159 domain-containing protein, with protein MTDPIPPAQPVQPRPADQDPPPAGSTTSGARPSGVRALGGEDFSVADAVGGWRGLVESVAPGLVFVVVFVITNEITPPVVASLAVAAIAVVARLVRRSPVTYALGGVLGVVIGAVWAWRSGEASNYYAWGLWTNGAFALATLVSLLLRRPLVGLVVSSLGLDPGLAKPGAEGRVLDTSWRQDPVRMRRYTWATMLWCGAFLLRLAVQLPLFLAGEVPWLGTARLVMGLPLWALVLWITWLLVRPAAPAAREPETSPGR; from the coding sequence GTGACCGACCCCATCCCGCCCGCGCAGCCCGTCCAGCCACGTCCCGCGGACCAGGACCCTCCTCCGGCCGGGTCGACGACGAGCGGTGCCCGCCCCTCGGGCGTCCGCGCGCTCGGCGGTGAGGACTTCTCCGTCGCCGACGCCGTCGGCGGCTGGCGCGGGCTCGTGGAGTCGGTCGCCCCGGGCCTGGTGTTCGTCGTCGTCTTCGTCATCACGAACGAGATCACCCCGCCCGTCGTCGCCTCGCTCGCGGTGGCGGCGATCGCCGTCGTCGCCCGCCTGGTGCGGCGGAGCCCGGTGACGTACGCGCTCGGGGGCGTACTCGGCGTCGTCATCGGCGCGGTGTGGGCCTGGCGCTCGGGCGAGGCGAGCAACTACTACGCGTGGGGGCTGTGGACCAACGGGGCGTTCGCGCTCGCGACCCTCGTCAGCCTGCTGCTGCGCCGCCCCCTCGTGGGGCTCGTGGTGTCCTCGCTGGGGCTGGACCCCGGCCTCGCCAAGCCCGGGGCCGAGGGTCGCGTCCTCGACACGTCCTGGCGGCAGGACCCCGTCCGGATGCGCCGCTACACCTGGGCGACGATGCTGTGGTGCGGTGCGTTCCTCCTGCGGCTCGCCGTCCAGCTCCCGCTCTTCCTGGCCGGGGAGGTGCCGTGGTTGGGCACCGCCCGCCTCGTCATGGGTCTGCCGCTGTGGGCGCTGGTGCTGTGGATCACGTGGCTGCTGGTGCGTCCAGCAGCTCCTGCAGCGCGCGAGCCGGAGACGTCTCCGGGGCGCTGA